GGTGGCTGGCAGTGGTCCGGGCGGTGCAGCAGTACCGGGAGGACTTAAAGATACCCTTTGCCGGCTATGCGGCTCAGTGCATCCAATATCGCATATGGAACCTGTTTAAACGGGAACGCCGGCGCTGGTCCAGGGAAATTCCCCTGACTGAGACGGATGAAACGAACGCGGGGACGTTCCCGGTTGCGGCAGCGGCTGCACCCGTGGACGTGGCGGCTCAAGCCGAAACGGCCATATTGGACGCAATAGTCCGGCAGGCCTTGGCTGAACTGCCGGAAAAGCAGCGCCTGGCGGTTATGGAAACCATTATGCATGGGCGTAAGCTGGCAGAGCTAGCCCGGCTTTGGGGGATCACCCCTCAGGCAGTCTACAGTTTTCGCAAACGGGGTTTGGCGAATTTAAAAATAAGGCTGAGCGAACAAGTCTAACTTCATGTCCCCCCAAAATGAGCCAAAGCCGACGCCCTGTAAGGGCGTCGGCTTTGGCTCAAAGACTGGAGCAAACTGCTCTTTTGTAGTATGATGGGTAAGAACGGCAAGCTAAACAGTTATTGGAGAAAAACTAACAATGTGGTACCCAGGTATGCCAGACCGCAGAACAAGATGATTTGGAAAATGTATTGTCCCGTTTTCTTTTCTTTGGAGATGCTTTTGTTTTTGTAATAGTGGTAAGTAAACATTTCATCCTTCATACTACACGACCTCCGCGCATTTTGTATTATATTGTAACTCTTACTACATTATTTCATAAATTCCTGCTATTTGATGTATGAATTTGCAGGATTTTGTCCAAAATTTTGCGAAATGAGGATAAAGCCCTAGTAGAGATGCAAAGCATCTCGGGGCAGAGCGGAAAACAAAGGACTTTCGGGTTGTGAGAGAAAACATTAGAAAAGTCTCGCAACTGACAAAAGGTAAAGAAAGTCTGACCCGGCGTAAAACCGAGAAGTGCCGTTTTCCAATTTTGCAGGAGACAGCTTCGAATTATCTAACCAAAGAGGAAAACACAGGACAGCCTCGAACCTCTCACTAGAATCTAACTTCGCGAGGTACAACCGTGGAACTGCTAACAGGGACCGTGG
The Acetonema longum DSM 6540 DNA segment above includes these coding regions:
- a CDS encoding RNA polymerase sigma factor is translated as MLNELVKRAQAGDMDAYTAVCLRFGNLIRKQARQTHLTPLREEAEAEGWLAVVRAVQQYREDLKIPFAGYAAQCIQYRIWNLFKRERRRWSREIPLTETDETNAGTFPVAAAAAPVDVAAQAETAILDAIVRQALAELPEKQRLAVMETIMHGRKLAELARLWGITPQAVYSFRKRGLANLKIRLSEQV